The sequence TGAATTGTGCCGCTCTTCCGGAAACGCTCATCGAGTCGGAGTTATTCGGCCACGAGAAGGGCTCCTTTACGGACGCAACGGCCCGCCGCGTCGGCCAGTTTGAGCTTGCAAACAACGGGACGCTGTTTCTTGATGAGATCGGCGACCTCAGCCCTATGACGCAGGCAAAGTTGTTGCGCGTGTTGCAGGAACGAGAATTTACGAGAATTGGCGGCGTCCAAGCCATTAAAGTTGACGTGCGTATCATCGCCGCGACCAACAAGAACATTGAGGAACTGGTCAGGAAAAATCAATTCCGGGAAGACTTGTATTACCGGATCAACGTCATTTCCCTCTACCTACCGCCCTTGCGCGAGCGTGGCGAGGACATTCCCCTCCTGGCCAAGCACTTTCTCGCTAAACGCGTCGAAGAAGACGGTCGCCCTCACCAAGAGTTTACCAAGGAGGCCATGGAGCTCTTGAGTCGCTATCCCTGGCCAGGCAATGTGAGAGAAATGGAGAACATCATCGAACAGGCGTTTATTTGGTCAAAAGGATCTGCCTCCGTCACACCAGAACACCTTCCGAATATTCTCCGAAATGATACCCGCTCGTCTTCTCTCCGCGACGACACGCTTGCGGGGCGACTTTCCCTCGAAAAAGCCGTGATGGAGTTCGAGCGCGAGATTATCTTGGACGCTCTTAAACGAACCAACTATGTACAGACCCATGCTGCCAACCTCTTGGGAATTAGCCGCCGGATGCTAAAATACCGAATGGACACACTCGGCATTGGCCGACCCGACAACGAAGTCAGCGGCGAACCCCAGCCTCCGCCAGTGCAGGAATAACACAGCCTCTTGAGAGGATTGAGCTTTTTTTGCACGAAGCTGGTACAGAACTGCTCGAATAGTACGTAGAGCTTCGTCTGTGGAAACTACATATAGTTGCTTTACAGACAAACCCTACCCCAGCTTGATGTCGGATACATAAGTCACTGAATCGGAATAGGAATTGCTTGACAGAATACGTAATTGGGGGTAGAGGACACTACATGAACATTGCCTCCACGCAAGGCACAGAGAAGACGAAGCCGACCGTCCTGGTGATTGACGATGAGGCCGGGCCACGTGATGCCCTTAAAGTTATCCTGCGCCCTTTCTTCAATATTCAAGCCGCAGAATCGGCCAAGGCCGCCATCGACCTACTTAACTCGCACCAGATAGACCTCATCACCCTCGACCAGAAACTCCCCGACCGACAGGGTTTGGATCTCTTACAAGACATCAAGCATACCCACGCAGACGTCGAAGTCATCATTATCACGGGTTACGGCAGCTTAAAATCAGCGATGGAAGGCATCCGGCACGGTGCAGCCGGGTACCTCCTCAAACCGTTCAACGTGACGGAACTTATCACCCTCGTCAACCAGACCTTAGAAAAAAAGCAGCGCCTTGATTTCCTGCGAAACTTCTTGAATACCAAACCTACCCTCTGGGGATCTGAGCAAGAGAGCGCTAAAGCGTGGAAAGAATTGATGGCGGGCTACTATCGTATTGGGAGTAAGAGATCTGCCGACCCGGGAAGCACGGGCGAGACGTCGGATGTCCTTCCGATGCTTTCAGATTTGCTGGAAGCCAAGGATCGCCAACTGCTCAACCACTGTAGCCGCGTGAGCTTCTACGCAACGCTGTTGGCCAACCGGATGAATCTCACCATGGCGGAGCAAAAGTCACTCGCTCTCGGGGCCTTTCTTCATGACATCGGGAAAATCGTATCAGAATCGTACCGGTTCGCCGACGACGAAATATCCCCAGCCGGAGAGACCACAAGCAATCACCAGCATCCGGAACTCGGCGCTCGCATGATTCTTCCCCTTGGCCTTCCTGCCGAAGTGGGACAGATCGTGTCCTACCACCACGAGCGATGGGATGGGTCTGGTTACCCGCATGGTCTACAAGGTGACGGTATCCCGGTGTTGGCTCGTATCGTGTGTCTCGCACAAGCCTTTGACCATCTTACGGCAGAACTTCCCGGGCGCACTTCCATGACCGTCGACCGTGCTTGTCACAACATGGTTCAGCATGCCGGAACGTTCTTTGATCCGATGCTCACCGAACTCTTCACACGTGTGGTCGATGAATGCAAGGCTTCTCTCCCCGCGATGGCCATTGCGACCACCCCAACAACCGAACCGGACGCGTAACCTCCATTATCGTCTGGGCTTTGTTTCGGACAGAAGCTCAGCTGCCGTAGCTCGAACCTTTTGTGTGACAGTCTCGCCCCCCAACATCCGAGCGATCTCAGATTCTCGCCCAATGCCGCTAAGATTCCTTACGGACACTGTTGTCCGCTTGCGATTCTGCTCTTTTTCCACCACGAGATGGTGATCAGCCTGGGATGCCACTTGAGGAAGATGCGTGATGCAGAACACCTGGTGAAATGCGCCCAATCTTCTCAGTCTGGTTCCCAACGCCGCAGCGACGGAACCACCAACACCAGAATCGATCTCGTCGAAAACCAAGACCGGCACCTGGTCCATCTCCGCCAAGATCGTTTTGAGGGCCAGCATGACTCTTGAGAGTTCCCCCCCGGAAGCCACACGAGCCAGGGGTTTCAGAGGCTCCCCTCGATTCGTTGAGATGAGAAACTCGACGCCATCGCGCCCATTCGGTCCCGCCGACTCGAGGGACTCTGCACTCGTCACAACGATGTCGAAGATTGCATGGTCCATCTTCAAAATGGCCAGTTCATCCTTCACGAGCGTTTTCATTCGTTTGGCAGCCTCGGCTCTTTTCTTGGAAAGCTGCAGTGCTAGCTCCCACAGGGATTGTCGGGCCCCTTCCAATTTCGCGGTCAGCCCTGAGAGGGTCTCATCGTGCGTCGCAATGGCCTCCAATTCTCCCTTCACACGTTCACCGAATTCTACGACCGTTGCGATCGACCCTCCGTACTTCTTTTTTAACCGATGGATTAGATCGAGACGATCCTCCAACAGCGTTTGGCGGCTCGGGTCGGATTCCAGATTTTTCATGTAGTCACGAAGCCGCCCGGCGAGATCCTTGAGCTGGATCATCGCCTCGGTCGCCGTCTGTTGGCAATCCTGCATCGCCACATCAGTATGGACCAGATCAGACAGAGCCCGACCGACTCTGGTCAAGTGACTGAGGGCACTTTGCTCATCACCTTGCAGCCCCTCATATGCGGTCTGCGCCAACTCCCCTAATCGACGGGCGTGCACTAGTCGTTGACGCTCAGTCTCCAAAAGTTCGTCCTCCCCTGGTTGCAATCCCGCTTGATCAATCTCGTGATATTGGAACTGAAGTAACTCGGCACGGTGGGCACGATCGGTTGCTTCCACCTGAAAAGCTGCGACCTGAGTCTTCAAATCGTTCCATATCCGAAAGGCCTGTTGGTAGCGCCCATGGAGGTCCAGCGTTCGCCCAAAGGCATCCAACGCGTCAAGCTGGGCACCATGGCTCAACAATGATTGTTGTTCGTGCTGGCCGAGAATATCAACGAGGGTTCCTCCGAGATCTTCCAGCGTGCGAAGGGGACACAAGCTTCCGTTCACGAAGATGCGGTGACGACCGGAACGGGAGAGGATGCGACGAAGAATCAGCTCCGTACCATTCGCTCCAACAAGTTCTTTTGCCCGCAACTGGTCAAGCAGCGGGTGTGACGAAGATAACTGAAAGGCTGCCTCGAGAAATGCTTCTTCTTCACCCGAGCGGATTTGATCGGCCGAGGCTCGACCGCCAACCAACAAACCGATCGCATCGATGAGAAGAGACTTCCCGGCTCCGGTCTCGCCGGTCAGAACCGTATAGCCGGGCTGGAACTGAAGATTGAGTTGCTCGATCAGCGCGAAGTTGGCGATGCGCAACTCAGCAAGCATTGCGACG is a genomic window of Nitrospiraceae bacterium containing:
- the recN gene encoding DNA repair protein RecN; protein product: MLAELRIANFALIEQLNLQFQPGYTVLTGETGAGKSLLIDAIGLLVGGRASADQIRSGEEEAFLEAAFQLSSSHPLLDQLRAKELVGANGTELILRRILSRSGRHRIFVNGSLCPLRTLEDLGGTLVDILGQHEQQSLLSHGAQLDALDAFGRTLDLHGRYQQAFRIWNDLKTQVAAFQVEATDRAHRAELLQFQYHEIDQAGLQPGEDELLETERQRLVHARRLGELAQTAYEGLQGDEQSALSHLTRVGRALSDLVHTDVAMQDCQQTATEAMIQLKDLAGRLRDYMKNLESDPSRQTLLEDRLDLIHRLKKKYGGSIATVVEFGERVKGELEAIATHDETLSGLTAKLEGARQSLWELALQLSKKRAEAAKRMKTLVKDELAILKMDHAIFDIVVTSAESLESAGPNGRDGVEFLISTNRGEPLKPLARVASGGELSRVMLALKTILAEMDQVPVLVFDEIDSGVGGSVAAALGTRLRRLGAFHQVFCITHLPQVASQADHHLVVEKEQNRKRTTVSVRNLSGIGRESEIARMLGGETVTQKVRATAAELLSETKPRR
- a CDS encoding HD domain-containing phosphohydrolase, with amino-acid sequence MNIASTQGTEKTKPTVLVIDDEAGPRDALKVILRPFFNIQAAESAKAAIDLLNSHQIDLITLDQKLPDRQGLDLLQDIKHTHADVEVIIITGYGSLKSAMEGIRHGAAGYLLKPFNVTELITLVNQTLEKKQRLDFLRNFLNTKPTLWGSEQESAKAWKELMAGYYRIGSKRSADPGSTGETSDVLPMLSDLLEAKDRQLLNHCSRVSFYATLLANRMNLTMAEQKSLALGAFLHDIGKIVSESYRFADDEISPAGETTSNHQHPELGARMILPLGLPAEVGQIVSYHHERWDGSGYPHGLQGDGIPVLARIVCLAQAFDHLTAELPGRTSMTVDRACHNMVQHAGTFFDPMLTELFTRVVDECKASLPAMAIATTPTTEPDA
- a CDS encoding sigma-54 dependent transcriptional regulator, which codes for MKHDVDPTIKKRVLLIDDEPRIRASLKMVLEPTYEVFQAGDAQEGLEVFRKEAPHLVLLDVILPGTDGLAILQTLRTEDRSTPVIMLTGTKSVKTAVDAMKLGAADYLSKPFEVEELRIVVDKALNSQELEREVKQLRAQVVQRYAFHNLIGKSPAMQDIYGKIEQVADSRTTVLITGDSGTGKELVAKALHYNSSRRDRPFVALNCAALPETLIESELFGHEKGSFTDATARRVGQFELANNGTLFLDEIGDLSPMTQAKLLRVLQEREFTRIGGVQAIKVDVRIIAATNKNIEELVRKNQFREDLYYRINVISLYLPPLRERGEDIPLLAKHFLAKRVEEDGRPHQEFTKEAMELLSRYPWPGNVREMENIIEQAFIWSKGSASVTPEHLPNILRNDTRSSSLRDDTLAGRLSLEKAVMEFEREIILDALKRTNYVQTHAANLLGISRRMLKYRMDTLGIGRPDNEVSGEPQPPPVQE